The following proteins come from a genomic window of Prionailurus viverrinus isolate Anna chromosome D1, UM_Priviv_1.0, whole genome shotgun sequence:
- the ZDHHC5 gene encoding palmitoyltransferase ZDHHC5 has protein sequence MPAESGKRFKPSKYVPVSAAAIFLVGATTLFFAFTCPGLSLYVSPAVPIYNAIVFLFVLANFSMATFMDPGIFPRAEEDEDKEDDFRAPLYKTVEIKGIQVRMKWCATCRFYRPPRCSHCSVCDNCVEEFDHHCPWVNNCIGRRNYRYFFLFLLSLTAHIMGVFGFGLLYVLYHMEELSGVRTAVTMAVMCVAGLFFIPVAGLTGFHVVLVARGRTTNEQVTGKFRGGVNPFTNGCCNNVSRVLCSSPAPRYLGRPKKEKTIVIRPPFLRPEVSDGQITVKIMDNGIQGELRRSKSKGSLEITESQSADAEPPPPPKPDLSRYTGLRTHLSLATNEDSSLLGKDSPPTPTMYKYRPGYSSSSTSAAMPHSSSAKLSRGDSLKEPTSIAESSRHPSYRSEPSLEPESFRSPTFGKSFHFDPLSSGSRSSSLKSAQGTGFELGQLQSIRSEGTTSTSYKSLANQTRNGSLSYDSLLTPSDSPDFESVQAGPEPDPPLGYTSPFLSARLAQQREAERHPRLVPTGPTHREPSPVRYDNLSRHIVASLQEREKLLRQSPPLPGREEEPGLGDSGIQSTPGSGHAPRTSSSSDDSKRSPLVKTPLGRPAAPRFGKPDGLRGRGLGSPEPGPTAPYLGRSMSYSSQKAPPGVSEAEEVALQPLLTPKDEVQLKTAYSKSNGQPKSIGSASPGPGQPPLSSPTRGGVKKVSGVGGTTYEISV, from the exons ATGCCCGCAGAGTCTGGAAAGAGATTCAAGCCCAGCAAGTATGTTCCAGTCTCCGCAGCCGCCATCTTCTTAGTGGGAGCTACGACCCTCTTCTTTGCCTTTAC CTGTCCAGGACTCAGCCTCTACGTGTCACCTGCAGTGCCCATCTACAATgccattgtttttctctttgtgctgGCCAACTTCAGCATGGCCACCTTCATGGACCCAGGGATTTTCCCTCGAG CTGAGGAGGATGAAGACAAGGAAGATGACTTCCGAGCTCCCCTTTACAAAACGGTGGAGATTAAGGGCATCCAAGTGCGCATGAAATGGTGCGCCACTTGCCGTTTCTACCGTCCTCCCCGCTGTTCCCACTGCAGTGTCTGTGACAATTGTGTGGAG GAATTTGATCATCACTGCCCCTGGGTGAACAATTGTATTGGTCGCCGGAACTACcgttatttcttcctcttcctcctttccctgacAGCACACATTATGGGTGTGTTTGGCTTTGGCCTCCTTTACGTCCTCTACCACATGGAGGAACTCTCAGGGGTCCGCACGGCTGTCAC AATGGCAGTGATGTGTGTGGCTGGCTTATTCTTCATCCCTGTAGCTGGCCTCACAGGATTTCACGTGGTGCTGGTGGCCAGGGGACGCACAACCAATGAGCAG GTTACGGGTAAATTCCGAGGAGGTGTGAATCCCTTCACCAATGGCTGCTGTAACAACGTCAGCCGTGTGCTCTGCAGTTCCCCAGCACCCAG GTACTTGGGaagaccaaagaaagagaagacgATTGTTATCAGACCTCCCTTCCTTCGACCAGAAGTGTCAGATGGGCAGATAACTGTGAAGATCATGGACAATGGTATCCAGGGAGAGCTGAGGAGAAGCAAG TCTAAGGGAAGCTTGGAGATAACGGAGAGCCAGTCTGCAGATGCCGAACCCCCACCTCCTCCTAAGCCGGACCTGAGCCGTTACACAGGGCTACGAACACACCTCAGCCTGGCTACTAATGAGG ATAGCAGCCTCTTGGGCAAGGACAGCCCTCCCACACCCACCATGTACAAGTACCGGCCGGGCTACAGTAGCAGCAGTACGTCAGCCGCTATGCCTCATTCCTCCAGCGCCAAG TTGAGCCGTGGGGACAGCTTGAAGGAGCCAACCTCGATTGCGGAGAGCAGCCGCCATCCCAGCTACCGCTCGGAGCCCAGCTTGGAGCCAGAGAGCTTCCGTTCTCCCACCTTCGGCAAAAGCTTTCACTTCGATCCACTGTCCAGTGGCTCACGCTCCTCCAGCCTCAAGTCGGCCCAGGGCACTGGCTTTGAGCTGGGCCAGTTGCAGTCCATTCGTTCAGAGGGCACAACCTCCACCTCCTATAAGAGCCTGGCCAACCAGACACGCAACGGAAGCCTGTCCTATGACAGCCTGCTCACTCCTTCAGACAGCCCTGATTTCGAGTCCGTGCAGGCAGGGCCTGAGCCAGACCCACCTTTAGGCTACACCTCTCCCTTCCTGTCAGCCCGGCTGGCCCAGCAACGGGAAGCCGAGAGGCACCCACGTCTGGTGCCAACTGGTCCAACGCACCGAGAGCCCTCGCCAGTCCGGTACGACAATCTGTCGCGCCATATTGTGGCCTCCCTCCAGGAACGAGAGAAGCTGCTACGCCAGTCACCCCCACTCCCGGGCCGTGAGGAAGAACCAGGCTTGGGGGACTCAGGCATTCAGTCAACGCCGGGCTCAGGCCATGCCCCTCGTACTAGTTCCTCCTCAGATGATTCAAAGAGATCACCCTTGGTTAAGACTCCACTGGGACGCCCAGCTGCCCCCCGTTTTGGCAAGCCAGATGGGCTAAGGGGCCGGGGACTAGGGTCCCCTGAACCAGGCCCAACTGCCCCATACCTGGGCCGATCTATGTCTTACAGCAGCCAAAAAGCCCCACCTGGTGTCTCCGAGGCAGAGGAAGTAGCCTTGCAGCCATTACTGACCCCCAA AGATGAAGTACAGCTCAAGACCGCCTACAGCAAATCCAACGGGCAGCCCAAGAGTATAGGCTCTGCCTCCCCTGGCCCAGGCCAGCCTCCGCTCAGCAGCCCCACAAGGGGTGGAGTCAAGAAGGTGTCAGGGGTGGGTGGTACCACCTATGAGATTTCCGTGTGA